The sequence below is a genomic window from Candidatus Poribacteria bacterium.
GTTCCAACTGTCATAGGTCCACATCCCACAAATCCGTTGGCCTCTGGTGAGATGCCGTTTGATTTCTCGAACTTGATTGAACTTGATGAAGAAGAAATAGAAGTATACGAGGCCGCCATTGAAACCGCTAATGAAGCGATACGTTCAAATCCCGAAAACATCGAAGCTTACTACAATCGGGCTGTCGCGCAAAACAATCTCGCCAATTTTGAGGATGCTGTCAGCGACTTTGACGAAGCGATACGCCAAAACCCAGAATTCGCTGAGGCTTACAACGGTAGAGCTTTCGCTAAGGATAAACTTGAACAAACTGAAGCCGCTATCGCAGACTATGACGAAGCAATTCGACTGAAACCAGACTATGCCGAGGCATACTTCAATCGAGGACTCATGAAATCTGAACTTGAACAATACGAAGCTGCGATTACAGATTATAATGAGGCAATTCGCCTCAAACCAGAGGAGGGGATATTCTACTTCACTCGAGGGCTGATAACCGCCACGCTTGTGGGAGACCCCAACAAAGATAACATTGAAGTATATAAAACTGTTATCGCTGATTATGATGAAGCAATTCGACTTGAGCCAGATTTCATGCCAGCTCATTTCAGTCGGGTTGCGACGAACGCGATGCTTGGTAGAGAGGATGCCACTGAAGCAGCCCTTGAACAGATGTTCCAATTTGAAAATCCTTTTACCGATATTTTTCAAAATCCTTTTATAGACACAGATGACACAGAAGATATAGATACAGATCTTATAGAAATTATAGATATAAAAGATATAGAAGAAGAGGAATAATCAACATTCTAACAGCATTATGTGGATGCGAAATTTGGTGGATATTTCGGGGAAATCGTGGCAAAATTACCAAAACTGAGATGTGAGTTTTAAGGCGTTGTTTTTCTACATGT
It includes:
- a CDS encoding tetratricopeptide repeat protein; this translates as MAKKRRKKRKRRANKSPEFYNATGLSKASRGRHIEAIEDYEKATQLKPNYAEAYYNRGMSNIALEEYDDAIEDFNQVIELNPENANAYVERGHSRNMISEEIAAMEDCNTAIRLKPDLAEAYHVRGDVHFDLDDHASAIEDLDEAIRLRPDYAELYYKRGFVKGTMEDYEAAIADFDEAIRLEPTNDAAHHMRKIAMESLQEDVPTVIGPHPTNPLASGEMPFDFSNLIELDEEEIEVYEAAIETANEAIRSNPENIEAYYNRAVAQNNLANFEDAVSDFDEAIRQNPEFAEAYNGRAFAKDKLEQTEAAIADYDEAIRLKPDYAEAYFNRGLMKSELEQYEAAITDYNEAIRLKPEEGIFYFTRGLITATLVGDPNKDNIEVYKTVIADYDEAIRLEPDFMPAHFSRVATNAMLGREDATEAALEQMFQFENPFTDIFQNPFIDTDDTEDIDTDLIEIIDIKDIEEEE